In Ruminococcaceae bacterium KH2T8, the sequence TGCGGCGATCTGCTATTTTGCGACAAAGATCGTATCGGTACTTATACCGTTCCTTCTCGGATTCTTGCTCTCCAAGACGAGTATCACTCTGGCAAGCCCTGCAGCCAAGCTCTATAAGGGTAAGAAGCCGAGGGGATATATTCATAGAAAGATAGCTATCTTCTTCTATTTCATCCTTCTCGTATTTATCGCTATCCTCTTGGTATGGGGTTGCACGTCGCTCATCGGACAGATCAGCCGTGCCGTCAATTCTCTTTCGAAGCTCACTACGGAATTCAATCCCATCGCTTTCGGAAATGATATCCTCGAGAGATTTGCCAAGAGTAACGGCGGATTCCTTACAGACAAGATGATAGAATCCGTAAAGGCAAATATCACGACTATCTGGGAGGACAGCGTCAAGACTATCCCTTCCATCCTGTCGTCTTTCATTACATCTCTGCTCAGTATGGTAAGCAGTATCCCGTATTGGATTTTCGTTATAGTATGCGTCATCCTCAGCGGCTACTACTTTATCAATGACGGTCCGAGCGTTCTTCGTTTCTATATGAGAAATGTGCCTAACAAGGCATTCAGAACTAAGTCGCTCTCACTTATAAATGATCTTTCCGTGACGCTCTTCAGAGCACTCGGCGGTTATATCCTGCTCCTTTTCATCACCGCATTCGAAGCATGGCTGACGTTCAGGTTCGCTGGGATCGAATATGCCGTAGTATTAGCTCTCATAACAGGAATAATCGACTTTATGCCTGTTCTCGGCGTAAGCGCCACCATGGTTCCCGTAATGATCTACTGCATCATCCACGGCAATTATAAGGGCGCGATCATACTGCTCATCGGTCTGACCGTCATCACCGTTGTAAGAAGGCTCATCGAGCCGCCTATCCTCGGTAAATCGCTTCACCTTCACCCTCTTATGATGCTCATCTCGATGGCTGTGGGTGTATATGTATGGGGTGCTATCGGATTCCTTCTCGGACCTACGGTCTTCATCATCGTTTACGATATCATCAAGGTATTCGGCCTCGACAAAAAGTTCCTGGCATTCCTTTCAAGAGTCCTCGGAAACATCATGAAACCGGCAGAAGAGACTAAGCCCGCAGGTAAAAAGCGTCTTAAGAAGCAGCAGGCAGTTTCGGAAGAAAAATAATAATATCAGGAATTAGGAAGGATACCGTTATCCTTATCTCCGTCCCTGCTCAGGAATGAGAGCTCAGGAAGGACAATATCTCTTTCAGGTCTTAAATAGAATCTCATCTGAGGATGAGGTACGGAATCCAATCTGTTCATATCCATATCGTAGATCTCAGCAGCCGTGATAGGCTCATCCCAGCCTTCGGGCTTTAAGACATTTAGCTTATCTCCGCTATAGAGCTTATTTCTCTGGCTTACGATATACATACCCTTATCAGCATCGTAACCCTCGACCACTCCTACGACAAATGCAGGCTTGTTATATGTCCTGTCATATGCCATCTTGGCATCCTCATTAGGCGCATCGTAGAAGAATCCCGTATCGTAATCTCTGTGTACTACCTTATCGAGGAGCTCAGTCCAGCGTGCATCGGTCTTGAATCCTTCGGGATCCTTAAGATAAAGATCGACTGCCTCGCGATAGACCTTGGTCGTAACGGCCGCATAATATGCACCCTTGATCCTTCCCTCGATCTTGAAACTGTCTACACCGGCCTCAATAAGGTCCGGGATATGTTCGATCATGCATATATCCTTACTGCTCAGGATATATGTTCCTCTTATGTCTTCCTCAACGGGGAGCCTGTCCTCGGGACGCTTCTCCTCTACGAGTTCATAACCCCATCTGCAAGGCTGCGCACATGCACCGCCGTTTGATCTTCTGCCCGTGAAATAATTGGACAGCAGGCATCTTCCGGAATACGACATGCACATCGCACCGTGAACGAAAGCCTCTATCTCAAGATCCTCGGGGATATTCTTCTTTATTGCTCTGATCTGCTCGAGAGAACACTCTCTTGCGAGCACGATCCTCTTTGCGCCCTGCTCATACCAGAATCTGCAGGCATCACTGTTAGTAATACTCGCCTGCGTCGAGATGTGAAGCTCGAGATCGGGAGCTACCCTTCTTGCTCTGGAAAAGAGTCCGGGATCCGAGATCAGAACCGCGTCAGCCTTTGCCTCATGAGCTACAAAGTCTATCTCATCGTCCGCAGTAGCCAGATCACTTTCAGTTGCAAGGATATTCATGGTAACGTAGCACTTCACGCCGTGTTCATGCGCGAAAGCTATGCCGGCCTTCATATCATCGTGATCGAAATTACCGCTGAATGTACGAAGTCCGAAATTCTTTCCGGACATATAGACCGCATCTGCACCATAGGCAATGGCCGTCTTGAGCTTCTCGATATCACCCGCGGGGCTTAATACTTCGGGACTTCTCATTAATCTTCGCCGCCCTCGGAATCGTCGGGGTCGACATAATCGACATCTTCAGATGTCTCGCCTGCATCGATCTGAGCCCATGCATCCTGATACATTTCAACATTTGCATTATGCTCGGACTCCGTAACGGCATAAGCCGTTCCGCCGTCGCCTGTAGCACAGAAATAATAGTAGTTACAGTTAGGCTCCGGATAAAGAGCTGCCTGGATGGCATCAAGACCCGGCATGCAGATAGGTCCCGGAGGAAGACCGGGGTATATAAACGTATTATAGGGATTATCTATCTGAAGATCTTCGGCGGTAAGTACCATACGTGTCGGCTCACCGTTCATCTGACGAAGATAGTTGACGGTGGCATCGGATCCGAGATAATGGAAGCTCTCGTCATCCGATGAAAGACGGTTATGGAATACCGCGGAGATATACATCATGTCGGTGGTACGGCTGGTCTCAGTCTGGATAATGGAAGCCAGGGTGATGACCTCATCCAGGGACATTCCGATAGCCTCGGCACGGTCGTAGTACTCGTCATAGAGCTTAACATTCGTATTATTAAGGAATGTGTTGATTATCGTCTCGGGGCTCGCATTTATATCGAATTCATACGTATCAGGGAAAAGATAACCCGAGAGGACGTGGTCTCTTTCCTCCGTAAGGTTGATCTGGGATACAAAGCGATAATCGACGAAGAGATTCGGGCTGTCCATGCACTGATCCATCTCTGCATCATCAAATGTAAGCCCTGCCGCATGAAGCCTGATCTTTATCTCTTCATATGTGATACCCTCGGGGAACGTAACGACAACGCTCTCCGCCTTCTGTGTCAGAAGATACATTATCTCATCGTAAGTAAGGCCCGGTACCAGATAGTGCGTACCTGCCATATAGGCTCCGTCGAAGCCGTTGATCTTACTCATGAGGGAGAATACGAATGTATTGTCGATAAGCCCGAGCTCAAAGAGATTGTCAGCTATATCGGAAGTCATGTCACCCTGCTTGATAACGAGAGGCACTGCACCTTCCGTATCCTCATTGATAACGAATGAACCGTCCTCTATGCTCTGCTCGAGCACCTCAAATCGCTGTTCCTGAGCGATGACATAGTTATACCCGAAGTATACGCCCGTTATCGCAAAGAAGAATAACAAGAGCAATACCACGAGTATACGAAGTGCGATCCTGACTTTTTTAGAAAGCATATATGCCTTTAATACCCCTTAATCGGAAGACTACGGGTATTACTTATTCTTAGCCCTAGCCTTCATTCTGAGATCCGTATTGAGGATCTTCTTTCTGAGTCTGATATTCTTGGGAGTTACCTCGCAAAGCTCATCATCCTCAACAAATTCAAGGCACTGCTCAAGGCTGTAGTTCAAAGGAGGTGTAAGACGCATCGCGTCATCCGATCCTGCCGCACGCATGTTGGTAACATGCTTCTTCTTGCAGACATTAACAGATATATCTTCAGGCTTGGGATTGATACCGACGATCATTCCCTCATATACAGGTGTACCTGCGCCTATAAGGAGCGCTCCTCTGTCCTGTGCATTGAACAGACCGTAAGTCATCGCCTCACCGCTTTCGAAAGCTACGAGTACGCCGTGTGCACGTGTCTCGATATCGCCTGCGAAAGGCTCAAAGCCGCTGATTACGCTGTTCATTATACCATTGCCCTTAGTGTCGGTCAAAAACTCGGTCCTGTATCCGATGATACCTCTGGAGGGGATACGGAACTCAAGACGTGCATATCCTTTCTCGGGAGGAAGCATGTTCAAAAGCTCTGCCTTACGCCTTCCGAGCTTCTCCATTACGGGACCTACGAAGTCCTCGGGAACGTCGATAACGAGATCCTCGACAGGCTCACACATAACGCCGTCAATTTCCTTCATGATGACCTGAGGCTTACTTACCTGGAACTCATATCCTTCTCTTCTCATCGTCTCGATAAGGATGGAAAGGTGAAGCTCACCTCTTCCCTTAACGACGAATGCCTCGGTAGTATCAGTCTCCTCAACACGCATCGAAACGTTTGTCTCAACTTCCTTAAAGAGCCTGTCCCTTAAGTGTCTGGAAGTTACATACTTACCTTCCTGACCTGCGAAGGGGCTGTCGTTGACGGAGAATGTCATCGCGATGGTAGGCTCGTCGATGTTAACGAAAGGAATAGCTTCAGGTGTGGAAGCATCGCAGATCGTATCACCGATATTGATCTCGGGGATACCTGCAACACATACGATCTCACCAACGGAAGCGGAATCGATATCCTGGCGTCCGAGGCCCTGGAAACGAAGGAGCTTAACGATCCTTGAATTCTTCTTGCCGTCTTCGCCGTATGTAACTACGCATACGTTCTGGTTCTGGGAGATAGTACCTCTCTCAACACGTCCGATGGCGATCCTTCCGATATAGGGATCGGAGTCGATATTGGATACGAGGAGCTGCAAAGGAGCCTCAGTATCGCCTTCGGGACAGGGAGTATTTTCTACTACTGCATCGAGCAAGGGCTGGAAGTCGAGCTGCTTGCCCTCCTCGAACTCCTTAAGATCGAGTGTTGCAACACCGAGCTTACCGGATGTATATACGATAGGGAATTCAAGCTGATCGTCATCTGCACCGAGCTCGATGAAGAGATCGAGTACCATATCAACTACCTGATTGGGACGTCCGTCGGGACGGTCGATCTTGTTGATACATACGATAGGCTTAAGACCCATCTCAAGAGCCTTACGAAGAACGAATCTTGTCTGGGGCATGGGACCGTCGAAAGCATCTACTACGAGGAGAACTGCATCTACCATCTTGAGTACTCGCTCAACCTCACCGCCGAAGTCAGCGTGTCCCGGAGTATCAACGACGTTGATCCTTATGTCCTTATACTGAATGGCCGTATTCTTGGCAAGGATCGTGATTCCTCTTTCACGCTCGAGATCGTTGCTGTCCATTACCTGCTCTACGATCTGCTCATTCTCACGGTAGATACCTGCCTGCTTGAGCATTGAATCGACGATAGTCGTCTTACCGTGGTCAACGTGCGCGATGATCGCGATGTTGCGCATATTCTCAATCTTAGCCATAGAATACTCCTTATTATCTTTACAAAATAACCTTATCTATTTTCCTACTAATATCCGCCGAGCATCACTCGGCATATTACACAAAATATCAGATCTCTTCGCCCTTCTTATTACGCAGATATATCCTTATCGGAGTACCCTCGAATCCGAAGTTCTTCCTGATCTGATTCTCGAGGTATCTTTCGTAAGAAAAGTGCGAAAGTTCCTTGTCGTTTACGAATAGCGCAAACGTAGGAGGATTGGTAGCGATCTGCGTTCCGTAGTAGATCTTTAAGTGCTTCCCCTTATCCTGAGGAGTGGGCACGATCGCGGTAGCTTCATTGAGCATATCATTAAATACACCCGTCTTGAGCCTTCTGCCAGCCTGCTCGTTGACTGCGACTATCGTCTGCCAGAGCTTATCTACTCTCTGACCCGTCTTAGCCGAGATGAATATTACGGGAGCGTAGTCCATAAAGGAGAACCTCTCCTTGACCGCCTTTGCCATAGTCTCAAGCGTACCCGTCGTCTTATCTACGAGATCCCACTTATTGATCGCAAAGATACATGCCTTACCGTTATCGTGTGCAAGTCCCGCTACTCTCGTATCCTGCTCCGTGATACCTACCGTGGCATCGATAAGGATGACGCAGACCGTAGCATGATCGATAGCAGAAAGCGCCCTTACCATCGAATACTTCTCGATGACATCTTCGATGCGGCTCTTCTTTCGCATACCTGCTGTATCTACGATAGTGAACTTTCCATATTCGTTATCGACTTCAGAGTCGATAGCATCTCTCGTCGTACCTGCGATATCCGATACGATCGCCCTGTTATCGCCCGTCATGCGGTTAGTAAGCGAAGACTTTCCGGCATTAGGTCTTCCGATAAGAGCTACCCTGATCCTGCCGTCATCTCCGTCGCCTTCATCGGCGGGCGGGAAATTATCGAAGAGTGCATCGAGGAGCTCACCTATTCCGAGCCTGTGAGATGCGGAGATCGGGATGACCTCACCAAGACCCAGGTTATAGAACTCATACATCTCGGCAGGCGGCTCACCTACGAAGTCGCACTTGTTGACGCAGACAACGATAGGCTTTTTAGACTTCCTGAGCATAACGGAGATCTCTTCGTCTGCAGCGGTCAGTCCCGCCTTTATGTCCACCATAAAAAGGATGACATCCGCAGTCTCCATGGCGATCTCAGCCTGAAGTCTCATTCCCTGCAAGATGACATCCGAACTCTCGGGCTCGATACCGCCCGTGTCTATCATCGTGAATTCTCTTTCTCTCCAGACGGCATTGGCATATATCCTGTCTCTCGTAACACCCGGGGTGTCATGAACGATGGATATACGCTCTCCGTAAAGTGTATTGAAGAGTGATGACTTGCCTACATTGGGTCGTCCTACGATTGCTACTACGGGCTTGCTCATATCGGTTTCCTTATCTCTGACGATCTGAATGTGATACAAAACAAAAAGGACGGTGCCATTTTAGTAACACCGCCCTGCTGTTTACTGACTGTAATTCGATCAAGCCTCTTCGCCGATCGCTACTACCTGCTTGCCATCAAGATAACCGCAGTTCTTGCAAACCTTGCGGCGAAGCATCTTGGAATGACACTGCGGGCACTCAACAAAGCCGGGTGTCGCAAGCTTCCATAAGCTCCTGTGACGGGAAGTTCTTGCCTTCGACCATTTTCTCTTAGGATGTGCCATATATTTCCACCTCCATTTACTGTAGGAATTAAGCTTTTCTTCACATAACGCCTAAAGATTTTACATTAGGACCGTTTATTTTGCAATAGCCTTTTGGGTTTTTCGCAAAATTTTCTTAAAACGAACTCGTTTACTGTATCACAGCCGGCGCCGCAGTGCAATATCAACCTTTAACGAATCTCACTGCAAATACATTCTTCTCGACATTTCCGTCATCATGTCGGATGTCGTAGCCTATCTCGAACTTATCGGCAAGGACAGACGGCATATTAATATAATGTGTATCTATATCTAATGTGATCTCGCCGTAGGGGGTCATGAATACAGCCTTTGTCCTCTCGGCGGTATTAAAGCTCAGGACACTTCTGATCTCGCCTTTTCTCGTGATGGTCGCGATGCCTGTCTCCTTATCCATCGAGATATCGTAGAATGTCTCCTTATGATCACCTTCGTGCTTCTGCTTCCACTTTATCTTGAGAAACTTCGCGTCGTCGTTATACATACACTCGGTGACGAAAGGCTTCTCGTAAGCAGTCGTTATTATCTCGACCGTCTTTCTCATCCGATATACTCCGTAACGTCGAATCTGTCTACGGTGAACTTCTTTGTGCCCTTGGGAAGACCTCTTCCCAGGAAAGGAGCCGCTACGCTCTCAAAACGCGAAGCGTCGTCGCTCGTATAGAACTCCCTTGAAACTTCAGATCCGTCAGACATCATGTCGTGATCCTTAAGGTACTTCTCGACTACTGCCGCTACGCTGATACCGGAATTGATCAGTGTAACATCGTCCCCCATGACATCTCCTATCGTCTTTGCAAGGAGAGGATAGTGAGTGCATGCAAGGACCAGCGTATCCGCACCGAATTCCTTGATCGGCTTGAGATAACGCTCTGCCGTAAGGTGCGCGATCTCATCGTCCCACCAGCCTTCTTCGGCGAGGGATACGAACAGAGGGCAAGCCTGCTGAAGTGTCTTAAGACCTTCTATATCACGGCCTTCTTCCATAACGGCTTTCTCGTAAAGGCCGGATGCTACCGTGGCATTCGTGGCGATGATACCGATCTTGCCATTCCTTGTTGCTTCAACGGCTGCTTTCGCGCCGGGATATACAACTTCTACTACGGGGACACGCGAATGCTTCTTTAATACTTCATAAGCATGGGTACTTGCAGTATTGCAGGCGATGACAATCATCTTAACGTCCTTTTGCTCAAGGAACATCATGTCCTGCAGGGAATATTCTACAATGGTATCGTGAGATTTAGAGCCGTAGGGAGCTCTGCCGTCATCACCGAAATAAACGGTGCTCTCGCCGGGGAGCCTCGCTATGATCTCGCGAAGGACCGTAAGTCCTCCGATACCCGAGTCAAATACACCTATGGGTCTGTTATCTGCCATTCTTCTTTTTCCTCAGCTTATCAGTATCGATCTCATATCTGGGTTCGATCTCGAACTTCCTGCCCGAAAGGACATGGTGAAGATTATCGTTCGGGATCTTCCTCATAAGGAGCGTCGTGGCAAAGAGCTGCTGATATCTGACCTTGCCGCCGTTCCTGCTCCTAAAATATGTATTGATCTTATTTCTGCCGTAATTACCGTCTCCCAAGATAGGATGTCCCAGATGAGCGAACTGCGCCCTGATCTGATGAGTCCTTCCCGTAACGAGCTCACACTCGAGCTCCGCAACATCCGTGTTGTCAGGGCCTGCGCCTCTATAGACTTCAAGGACCCTGTATCTCGTCGTGATGGGAAGATCACCGGGCTTTTCGATATCATGAACATATACATTGCCCGAAGGAGTCTTCTCGAGGAAAGCGCTGACTTCCTTCATGATCGCGTCATCTTCGCAGATAACGGTCTCGCCCATATCGGGTACTCCGATAACGAGACATCTGTATCTCTTTATAAGAAGGTCGTTCTTAAAGAGCTTGATGGCGTCCTCAAGATATTCCTTATTCTTGGCGAGCATAACGAGGCCGCCCGTATTCATGTCTATCCTGTGGACGAGTTCCATCTTATCGTTATGGGTGGACTTTCGTACTATATCGATAAGGTTATCATCGCCGGTATTCTTTCCGCTGTGAACTGCAAGACCCTGGCGCTTATTTACTATGAGAAGCCCGTCAGTCTCGGCCGCGATCTTATAATCGGGATCCTTGATCTTTGTCACAACGGTATCGCCCTCACCCTCAAAGAGAGCGTCGGGGATCCAAAGCTCGACAGTCTGACCTGCCTTTACTGCTATATCGGAAGATATCCTCTTGCCGTCTATCTTTATATCCTTCTTCTTCAAGGCTTTATAAAGATCGGCTGCCTTAAGTCCCTTAAAGACCGTAGTAGCTGCCTTTACGACGTGCTGGTTATCCAGTTCCCTTGTAACTTCAAAAGATCTCATATCAGGAAAGACCGAACCAGATGCCGAATCCCAAATAGCTGAATGTAGCCATGATGGCACCTGCAAGGAGAACTCCGCAGATTACTGCCTTCACGCTCGTCTTGAAGTCCATATCGAGTATACTTGCCGCAAGCGTTCCCGTCCATGCACCTGTTCCGGGAAGCGGGATACCTACAAAGAGAAGAAGAGCAAGGAACAGACCCTTACCTGCCTTTGCCTTGAGCTTCTCGCCGCCCTTATGGCCTTTCTTGAGGCACCAGCTGAAGAACTTACCGATAACGGGCTTATCCGCACCCCACTCCAGTACTCTTCTTGCGAAGAAGAAGATAAAGGGAACCGGGATCATGTTGCCCACGATACAGATGGGAAAAGCTATATAAAGCGGGATCTGCTGGCTTGCCGCATAGATTATGGCTCCTCGAAGTTCTATGAGGGGCACCATTGATATCAGAAACGTAATAATATAAGAAATCATAAATCTCTCTCCGTAAAATAATCCGTTCCATTTTATACTTTTACGGGCGAGTTGTCATCTTGTGTGATATCATAAGGATTGTATTTTAAAAGATAAGAAGGGTAAAAGATATGAGTATTTTAAAGAAGATCATCACAACGGCAATGATATCGGTAATGGCAATCTCGGCATTCGGATGCGTTAAGTATCAGACTCCCGAAGACTTTAAGCCTACTACTCCCGATAATTGCCTTACGGGTCTTCACCATGTTGAGATAGAAGTTCAGGATTACGGCAAGATCTGCGTTGAGCTCGATGCAGACACTGCTCCCATGACGGTAACTAATTTCATCGACCTCGCTTCGAGCGGATTTTATGACGGACTTACCTTCCACAGGATCATCGACGGTTTCATGATCCAGGGCGGCGATCCCGAGGGTACGGGTCTTGGCGGATCCGATAAGAACGTTATCGGTGAATTCGCTAACAACGGATATACAAATGACATCTCCCACGTCAGAGGTACTATCTCCATGGCAAGAAACGGCCAGGACATGAACTCTGCATCTTCCCAGTTCTTCATCGTTCAGACGGATTCCACATATCTTGACGGAGATTATGCCGCATTCGGTCACGTTACTTCCGGTATGGATATCGTCGACCAGATCTGCGCAGATACTCCCGTTCAGGATAATAACGGTACAGTACTTGCAGGAGATCAGCCAGTTATCACGACTATCAGGGTTATCGACTGATCATAGTCAGGTAACATAAGGGTTTTAAGGGGCAGGATAGATATGGATATTGAGAAAGAACTTCAAAAGCAACTTATAGAAGAGCGTGACTCCAGTGTCTTCCGCCTCTCTTACGAGCGCGAGATAGATTTCTATGACATGATCTCCAGGGGCGATATCGAATCCCTGACTAAGCTCATATCTGACTCGTCAAATTCGGCAGCCTCTCGAAAGGGCGTGCTCAGCGATAACGATCTTACTAATTCCAAGTACCACGCGATCATCATGATCGCCCTCGTCAGCAGATTCTGCATCGAGGCGGGAATGGATGTACTCGTAAGCTACTCATTAAGTGATATCTATATAAGAAAGATCGATAAGGCCAAGACCGTTGCCGAGGCTGATGCCATCGCCGCATCGGCAGCTACGGATTATTGCTTCAGGATGCACGAGAGCATCAAGAAGTCCGTTGTCTCAAGACATGTAGTATTGGCGATCGAATACATAAGATCACATATTCACGAGAACCTGACGGTAGAAAACCTTGCAGAAGCGCTCTCGCTCAATTCAAGCTACCTCTCCAAGCTCTTCAAGCAGGAGATGGGCACTACGGTCAGCCGCTATATCAGGGATCAGAAGATCAGTATCGCCTGCAATATGCTCCGGCACCTCGACGATTCGAGCCTTAATATCGCCAACTATCTCGGATTCTCTTCACAGAGCCATTTCATCCAGGTCTTTAAGAAAGAGACCGGCATGACTCCCGAAGAATACAGAAGAAAGCATTACCATAAAAGCTGGATCGGCGGCAAGGAAGACCCTAAACCGCCGATCCGATGATCTTTTATTCTCTTGTAAATTGATGTGTCACTCTCTTACGATGACTTCGTAAGGCTGGACATCATACCCGTCCGTCATATTCGCCTGCGATGAAGGAACGCTTACGATAAGCCAGGGACAATCATCGAATGCATATGCTTCAATAGTCCTGACTGAATCGGGGATATAGACATAGGAAAGCTCGTCACAATAATCGAAAGCACTCTGACCGATATATTCCAGACTCTGCGGAAGGTAAATATATCGCAGATCTTCGCACGTTACGAATGCGCCCGTTTCGATCCTTACGACGGTCTCGGGAAGAATGACCTGCTCTAATGCATCGCAGTCCGTAAAGCATCCCTCACCAATCGTAGTGATAGTGGAATCCTCGGCAAACTCTACTCTCCTGAAACCGTTGACACCATAAGGAAGCGTACATGTACCCGATCCGCTGATGGTGAGCGTAGCATCTCTGGAGATCGTATAGGTCGCTGCAGGACCGCAAGAACCTGAAGACTCGATACCGTGGATAGTATCGGCATCACAGATCTTATGAGTCATCGAGAATATCTCGAGGGGGAGCAGATAGAAATTATAAGTAGGCTCATCGTATGTGCACTCACCTGTATTGTAAGAAGATCCCTGGTAAGCATTTGTCATATCCCAGGTAGGATCGACATGGTACCATGTACCGTCAAGGCATACGCATGCCCATGCATGGTTAGGACCCTCATCATCCACGATCATAGGATCATGGATAGTATCATATGCGGATGCTCCGATACCGAAAGAAACTGCAGCGGGTACACCTACGGCTCTGCAGAGAGCAACGAAAGTATTACCGAATCCTTCGCACACTGCGATCTTTCTTCTAAGGAGTGCGGAAGAATCATCCTGGTAGACGACGGAACGATCTTCGACCTGGATGTAATCGTAACAGAATTCTTCAACTATGAACTTATAGATGGCATAAGACTTTTCCCAATCGGTCGTACAGCCGGCGGTAAGTTCCTCAGCCTTTGCGATAACGGCGGGATCGTCACAATTGACATCGTTCTGTGGCTGAAGACACTCCTCAAGCGAAGTCGCATCCGTCCAGAGCTCAGAACATCTCTCAACGTTAAAGTCATAGATCTGGGACTTTACGAAGCAGATATCTCCGGAAGACGTCTTTGTGATATAGATATCCCACTGACAATAATCGATATCCTCTGCCGTATAAAGGAAAGCTATGTAGTAGATCTGATTGACATTGACCCTGTCAGCTATGTCGAACTCGGAAGAACCATCCGCCGTCAGTGTATCACCGATCTGCTCGTTATCTTCGTTGACGACATGGATCTCGATATCGGAAGCACAATCGGTATCAACTCCGACACTTCCTCCCGATACATAGAAATCTATCTGACCGCCGCTTACGGATACGAACTTTACTCTGTCGTAATCCGCATAAAGC encodes:
- a CDS encoding sporulation integral membrane protein YtvI, with the translated sequence MDTERYSKDKAAVMAMLKFILMFLIIAAICYFATKIVSVLIPFLLGFLLSKTSITLASPAAKLYKGKKPRGYIHRKIAIFFYFILLVFIAILLVWGCTSLIGQISRAVNSLSKLTTEFNPIAFGNDILERFAKSNGGFLTDKMIESVKANITTIWEDSVKTIPSILSSFITSLLSMVSSIPYWIFVIVCVILSGYYFINDGPSVLRFYMRNVPNKAFRTKSLSLINDLSVTLFRALGGYILLLFITAFEAWLTFRFAGIEYAVVLALITGIIDFMPVLGVSATMVPVMIYCIIHGNYKGAIILLIGLTVITVVRRLIEPPILGKSLHLHPLMMLISMAVGVYVWGAIGFLLGPTVFIIVYDIIKVFGLDKKFLAFLSRVLGNIMKPAEETKPAGKKRLKKQQAVSEEK
- a CDS encoding putative protease produces the protein MRSPEVLSPAGDIEKLKTAIAYGADAVYMSGKNFGLRTFSGNFDHDDMKAGIAFAHEHGVKCYVTMNILATESDLATADDEIDFVAHEAKADAVLISDPGLFSRARRVAPDLELHISTQASITNSDACRFWYEQGAKRIVLARECSLEQIRAIKKNIPEDLEIEAFVHGAMCMSYSGRCLLSNYFTGRRSNGGACAQPCRWGYELVEEKRPEDRLPVEEDIRGTYILSSKDICMIEHIPDLIEAGVDSFKIEGRIKGAYYAAVTTKVYREAVDLYLKDPEGFKTDARWTELLDKVVHRDYDTGFFYDAPNEDAKMAYDRTYNKPAFVVGVVEGYDADKGMYIVSQRNKLYSGDKLNVLKPEGWDEPITAAEIYDMDMNRLDSVPHPQMRFYLRPERDIVLPELSFLSRDGDKDNGILPNS
- a CDS encoding UPF0755 protein, whose translation is MLSKKVRIALRILVVLLLLFFFAITGVYFGYNYVIAQEQRFEVLEQSIEDGSFVINEDTEGAVPLVIKQGDMTSDIADNLFELGLIDNTFVFSLMSKINGFDGAYMAGTHYLVPGLTYDEIMYLLTQKAESVVVTFPEGITYEEIKIRLHAAGLTFDDAEMDQCMDSPNLFVDYRFVSQINLTEERDHVLSGYLFPDTYEFDINASPETIINTFLNNTNVKLYDEYYDRAEAIGMSLDEVITLASIIQTETSRTTDMMYISAVFHNRLSSDDESFHYLGSDATVNYLRQMNGEPTRMVLTAEDLQIDNPYNTFIYPGLPPGPICMPGLDAIQAALYPEPNCNYYYFCATGDGGTAYAVTESEHNANVEMYQDAWAQIDAGETSEDVDYVDPDDSEGGED
- a CDS encoding GTP-binding protein, which encodes MAKIENMRNIAIIAHVDHGKTTIVDSMLKQAGIYRENEQIVEQVMDSNDLERERGITILAKNTAIQYKDIRINVVDTPGHADFGGEVERVLKMVDAVLLVVDAFDGPMPQTRFVLRKALEMGLKPIVCINKIDRPDGRPNQVVDMVLDLFIELGADDDQLEFPIVYTSGKLGVATLDLKEFEEGKQLDFQPLLDAVVENTPCPEGDTEAPLQLLVSNIDSDPYIGRIAIGRVERGTISQNQNVCVVTYGEDGKKNSRIVKLLRFQGLGRQDIDSASVGEIVCVAGIPEINIGDTICDASTPEAIPFVNIDEPTIAMTFSVNDSPFAGQEGKYVTSRHLRDRLFKEVETNVSMRVEETDTTEAFVVKGRGELHLSILIETMRREGYEFQVSKPQVIMKEIDGVMCEPVEDLVIDVPEDFVGPVMEKLGRRKAELLNMLPPEKGYARLEFRIPSRGIIGYRTEFLTDTKGNGIMNSVISGFEPFAGDIETRAHGVLVAFESGEAMTYGLFNAQDRGALLIGAGTPVYEGMIVGINPKPEDISVNVCKKKHVTNMRAAGSDDAMRLTPPLNYSLEQCLEFVEDDELCEVTPKNIRLRKKILNTDLRMKARAKNK
- a CDS encoding GTP-binding protein encodes the protein MSKPVVAIVGRPNVGKSSLFNTLYGERISIVHDTPGVTRDRIYANAVWREREFTMIDTGGIEPESSDVILQGMRLQAEIAMETADVILFMVDIKAGLTAADEEISVMLRKSKKPIVVCVNKCDFVGEPPAEMYEFYNLGLGEVIPISASHRLGIGELLDALFDNFPPADEGDGDDGRIRVALIGRPNAGKSSLTNRMTGDNRAIVSDIAGTTRDAIDSEVDNEYGKFTIVDTAGMRKKSRIEDVIEKYSMVRALSAIDHATVCVILIDATVGITEQDTRVAGLAHDNGKACIFAINKWDLVDKTTGTLETMAKAVKERFSFMDYAPVIFISAKTGQRVDKLWQTIVAVNEQAGRRLKTGVFNDMLNEATAIVPTPQDKGKHLKIYYGTQIATNPPTFALFVNDKELSHFSYERYLENQIRKNFGFEGTPIRIYLRNKKGEEI
- a CDS encoding LSU ribosomal protein L32P, whose product is MAHPKRKWSKARTSRHRSLWKLATPGFVECPQCHSKMLRRKVCKNCGYLDGKQVVAIGEEA
- a CDS encoding glutamate racemase produces the protein MADNRPIGVFDSGIGGLTVLREIIARLPGESTVYFGDDGRAPYGSKSHDTIVEYSLQDMMFLEQKDVKMIVIACNTASTHAYEVLKKHSRVPVVEVVYPGAKAAVEATRNGKIGIIATNATVASGLYEKAVMEEGRDIEGLKTLQQACPLFVSLAEEGWWDDEIAHLTAERYLKPIKEFGADTLVLACTHYPLLAKTIGDVMGDDVTLINSGISVAAVVEKYLKDHDMMSDGSEVSREFYTSDDASRFESVAAPFLGRGLPKGTKKFTVDRFDVTEYIG